From Cryomorphaceae bacterium 1068:
CCAATCAAAAAGAAGATGAATGCCTTTTTGTGTGCCAACTTCTTAGTAACCTATGAGTTTTTCAAAGGACTTCGTCGAGAGAAAGCCTAGGTTTTTGAATCTGTTAATTATGTTTGCAACATGATCGATTACCGCCACTACAATGTCATAGTACCCAAGTTCAAAATCGAGGATTTAGTAGCGGGTGGCGTGAAAACACTGAGAGAAAACTTCGGCGGTGGCGATTTTCAAGAAGATGAATATCTGGTAGGTATGGGAGTAAAAAATGCCACAGAAGTGCGAGAAGTATTCGAGAAGCTTTTGGAACTCGGATTGGCATTTGATGAACCCTCTGCAACAACGGACGATTTCACCGTGGTGGCCAAAGAAGGAGTTTGGTGGCCGGTAGCTTGGCTTGTCTCCAATGATAAAGGTTCGTGGTTTATTGCGGATGTAGAGGCGCCAAATGGTCGATAGTCCTTAGTCCGTGGTCGATGGTCTGTGATATCTGGTTTTGGTTAGTATGGTGTTTTCTTAAAACACTATTTTTATCAATATGAACCAGTATAGAAATTTGAGAGTTTGGAAGCAGTCGATGGATTTGGTTTAGGCAGTATATCAACTAACTGACACTTTTCCTGATTCAGAAAAATTTGGTCTGATAAGTCAATTGAGGAGATCAGCCGTTTCTAAGCCGAGTAATATTGCTGAAGGAGCGCGAAGGAATGGTCAGCGTGAGTTTCACCATTTTCTGGGAATTGCAAAAGGTTCTCTAGCTGAATTAGAAACCCAACTTGAGATTTCACAAAGGCTAAAATTCAAGGTCGACGCAGACTACGAGACACTGCTCTCATTATCTGACTCTTTGGGTCGAATGATTTCAAATTTGCAATCCTCAATAAAAGCATCAGACTACCCGAACATTTCGGAGCCTCCTGAGTTTTACCAAAATGAAATTGATTATAGTATAAACCCCAGACTATCGACTATCGACTAAAATCCAAAAAAATGAACGACATAAAGGGAAAAACAGCCCTCATCACCGGAGGAACAAAAGGAATAGGATACGGCATAGCTGAAATGCTTTTGAAAAAAGGGGTATCCGTGTGCATTACCGGTCGAAATACTGAGACAGTAAAAGAGGCAGCAGAAAAACTCAATCAGGTAAGCGATGCAACAGCAATTGGCATCACTGCTGATGTACGGTCATACTCCGATATGGAAAACGTAATCGATCACATGGTAAGCCAACTGGGGAAAGTAGATGCCGTAATTGCCAACGCAGGTCTCGGTCACTTCGGAAGTATAATGGACCTCACCCACGAGCAATTCACCCAAACGGTTGATACCAACCTCACGGGAGTATTCAATACCATCAAGCCTGCGCTCAACGCCCTGAAAGAATCGAGAGGGTATATTATCACCATCGCGAGTTTGGCGGGTACTAACTTCTTTGCGGGAGGCTCAGCTTACAATGCCAGCAAATTTGGCTTGGTAGGCTTCACCCAAGCAGTTATGCTCGATTTGCGTCAGCACGATATTAAAGTGAGTACGATTATGCCCGGATCAGTGACCAGTCACTTTGCGGGTCATACGCCAAATGAGGCAGATGCTTGGAAAATTCAACCCGAAGACATTGGCGAGATGGTCGTTTATCTCTTGGAAACCAATCCTAGAAATCTACCGTCGAAGATTGAGGTAAGACCGAGTAAGCCGCCGAAGTAGTCGGTGGTCGATGGTAGATGGTAAGTGGTAGATGGTAAGTGGCAGTAAAACCCCATAGCTATCGACCAAGGACTAGGGACCATGGACCACGGACTAAGGACTACAAACTAAAACTCACGCTCCCACCCTATCTTTCTTCGCGTTCTTCCCCGCGTTTTTCTCGATGTATTTAATCACCTCGGCAGCGATGTCTTTTTTAGTGGCTTTTTCGATGCCTTCGAGTCCCGGAGATGAATTGACTTCCAAGACGAGGGGCCCACGTGACGATTCAATCATATCTACGCCCGCCATGTTAAGCCCCATGGCTTTGGCGGCGGCGAGAGCAACTGCACGCTGTTTCGGTGTGAGCCTTACTGCGGTGGCAGTTCCACCTTGATGCAGGTTCGAACGAAATTCCCCTTCAGCACCTTGACGTTTCATCGCGCCTACCACTTTTCCGTTTACCACAAAAGCGCGGATATCAGCACCACCTGCTTCAGCGATAAACTCCTGTATCAAAAGGTTGGCTTTGAGGCCATGAAAAGCTTCTACTACTGATTTGGCCGCTTTTTTAGACTCTGCCAATACCACCCCGATTCCTTGGGTACCTTCCAGCAGTTTGATCACCACAGGAGCTCCCCCGATTTCATCAATTAGCGGGTCGAGCTTCTTGGGGTGATTTGTAAATATGGTCTTTGGAATCCCAATATCGTGGCGACTGAATATCTGCGTGCTGCGCAGCTTGTCGCGCGAACGAACAATGGCAATAGACGAGTTTACCGTAAAGGTATTTCGCATCTCAAACTGACGAACTACCGCCGTGCCGTAAAACGTGACTGAGGCTCCGATACGAGGTATGATCGCATCCACATCACTCAAATCCTTGTTGTTATAAATGACCCTCGGATTCTTGTGTTCACCTATCAGCGAGCAACCCAAATGGTCCACTACAATGGCTTCGTGACCCCGCTTTTCGGCAGCCTCTTTTAACCGGCTGGTTGAGTACAAGTTCTTGTTTCGGCTTAGTATAGCAATCTTCATAATTCGTTTTGCACGTAACTTCTGGATACATCAATAAGAAAGTCGTCTGCCAGAAATCGACGGCCCAACAATACGGAATAATTCATGGTCGAACGGTCGTTTAACGAAACTTGTGTCATCTTTTCACAATCGCCTAACTTTATCTTAAGCTCCACAATATATCGGGTTTCGACTTGTCCGTTTGAGCTCTTAATTTTTCGACGCCTGAATTTCTTGAATCGAACCACTTTTTTTGATCGTTTCAAAAAATGACAGCACAACACCTTCTTGCCTCTCATCTCTTCCTCCCAAATCTCATCGCAATGCACGGAAGATGATCTGGCTCCCGAATCAATTCGGGCTACAATATGTTCGCGCTTTTGATCAGGAAAAGATACCTTCTCCTTATTGCCAACTATTCGCTTTTCTCCGACTCGGTCTACCACTGGGGTCTTTCTTTTTAAGGTCGCAAAGGTATTCATTTCAATCGCCGATCAAGAAAGGATACGAACAGAGTTTAACCTTAGTATCTTCGCGAAAAATATACACCTCACCGCAGTGAAGAAGAAGATCGTAATCGCAGGTCAAAGCATCCCCGCAGGGACTCAGGAAAAAATCAATATTCGACTGGCTAAGTTGCCATCGGGAACAGTCATCGATCTGCCCGTATACATCTATCGAAGCACAAAACCGGGGCCTACCGTCTTGCTTAGCGGAGGCCTTCACGGCGATGAGATAAACGGGATAGAAATAGTAAGAAGCTTAATAGATGGAGGGCATTTTGAAAACCTCCAACGAGGCTCGGTGGTGGCCATACCCGTGATGAACATCTACGGTTTCTTGAACTTCAGTCGGGATGTGCCTGATGGCAAAGACGTCAATCGCAGCTTCCCCGGATCGACCACAGGCTCGCTGGCTTCTCGCATAGCCCATTTCATCAGCCACAATATTCTCAAGGAAATTGATTTTGGTATTGACTTCCATACGGGCGGTGCCTCGCGCTTTAACTTTCCG
This genomic window contains:
- a CDS encoding SDR family oxidoreductase, encoding MNDIKGKTALITGGTKGIGYGIAEMLLKKGVSVCITGRNTETVKEAAEKLNQVSDATAIGITADVRSYSDMENVIDHMVSQLGKVDAVIANAGLGHFGSIMDLTHEQFTQTVDTNLTGVFNTIKPALNALKESRGYIITIASLAGTNFFAGGSAYNASKFGLVGFTQAVMLDLRQHDIKVSTIMPGSVTSHFAGHTPNEADAWKIQPEDIGEMVVYLLETNPRNLPSKIEVRPSKPPK
- a CDS encoding RimK/LysX family protein, which encodes MNTFATLKRKTPVVDRVGEKRIVGNKEKVSFPDQKREHIVARIDSGARSSSVHCDEIWEEEMRGKKVLCCHFLKRSKKVVRFKKFRRRKIKSSNGQVETRYIVELKIKLGDCEKMTQVSLNDRSTMNYSVLLGRRFLADDFLIDVSRSYVQNEL
- the rimK gene encoding 30S ribosomal protein S6--L-glutamate ligase — protein: MKIAILSRNKNLYSTSRLKEAAEKRGHEAIVVDHLGCSLIGEHKNPRVIYNNKDLSDVDAIIPRIGASVTFYGTAVVRQFEMRNTFTVNSSIAIVRSRDKLRSTQIFSRHDIGIPKTIFTNHPKKLDPLIDEIGGAPVVIKLLEGTQGIGVVLAESKKAAKSVVEAFHGLKANLLIQEFIAEAGGADIRAFVVNGKVVGAMKRQGAEGEFRSNLHQGGTATAVRLTPKQRAVALAAAKAMGLNMAGVDMIESSRGPLVLEVNSSPGLEGIEKATKKDIAAEVIKYIEKNAGKNAKKDRVGA